The segment TAAGCATGGTCTTACCATTCTTATGGATGGTTTCTACTTCACTTAAAGAAGCCGAAGCGGTATTTATACAAGTAAAGCCGTGGTGGCGTAACTGGATTCCTCAGAAAATTGTCTGGGCTAACTATTATCGTGCTTGGAAGGCAGTTCCTTTTGGTAGGTTTTATCTCAACAGTATTATTGTAGCTTTTTGTGTTACTATAGGAGTAGTTTTTACCAGTTCGTTTGCTGCTTATGCCTTTAGCCGACTAAATTTCCCTGGAAGGGACAAATTGTTTTTTGCATACATCGCTACAATGATGATACCTGGTTCAGTAATCATAATTCCCCAGTTTGCTTTAATAAGAATTATGGGATGGATTGATACTTACCGGGCTTTAATTATTCCTGCTATGTTTACCGCCTTTGGGACATTTCTTTTGAGGCAGTTTTTTATGACCATACCCAAAGACCTTGAAGATGCAGCTAAAATTGATGGTTGTGGTTATTTTGGGATTTATTGGAGAATTATTCTGCCCCTCTCCAAACCAGCATTATCTACACTTACCATTTTCACCTTTCAGGGTAATTGGGGTTCTTTTATGTGGCCTCTTCTTGTTACCAATAGAACCGAATTACGTACCCTTCCCATTGGTTTAGAGTATTTTAAGAGTCAGTATACCACTGACTGGACTCTACTTATGGCAGGTTCAGTAATGGTCATTCTTCCCATAATACTCCTTTTTATCTTTAATCAACGATTTTTTGTAGAAGGAGTAAAACTGAGTGGTATAAAGGGTTAACGTATTTAAAACAAATTTTATGAAAAGGGGAATATTTATTACTTTTGAAGGTCCGGAAGGTAGTGGTAAATCTACCCATGCAAAAAGATTATCTAGTTTTTTAAAGAGCAAAGGACATTCTGTAATTCTTCTGAGAGAACCCGGGGGGACAAAGATAAGCGAAGAAATAAGGAGGATTCTATTGGATAAAAGAAATAAGAAAATAGATAGTAAAACGGAGGCACTTCTCTATCTGGCTGCGCGCGCCCAGTTAGTTAAGGAAAAAATAACCCCTGCTTTAAAAAGCGGTAGAATTGTTATTTTGGACCGTTTTCAAGATTCTACTATTGTTTATCAGGGACACGGCGGAGGATTGGATTTATCCCTTCTGGATAAACTGGGTAGATTTGTCACGGAAGGATTAATTCCTGATTTGACTTTTCTTCTTGATATAAATACCAAAGAAGGTTTAAGAAGATGCGGTCTAAAAGACCGCATGGAGAAAAAATCTTTTTCCTTCCATCAAAGGGTAAGAAAAGGATATTTAGAATTGGCTAAAAAAAACCCAAAAAGATTTTTTCTGATAGAAGTAGATAGAGATATTGATGCCGTTAGTAAAAGAATAGAGAAAAAAGTTT is part of the Candidatus Omnitrophota bacterium genome and harbors:
- a CDS encoding carbohydrate ABC transporter permease; this encodes MKRRREFLKKFTVYVLLSLIGVSMVLPFLWMVSTSLKEAEAVFIQVKPWWRNWIPQKIVWANYYRAWKAVPFGRFYLNSIIVAFCVTIGVVFTSSFAAYAFSRLNFPGRDKLFFAYIATMMIPGSVIIIPQFALIRIMGWIDTYRALIIPAMFTAFGTFLLRQFFMTIPKDLEDAAKIDGCGYFGIYWRIILPLSKPALSTLTIFTFQGNWGSFMWPLLVTNRTELRTLPIGLEYFKSQYTTDWTLLMAGSVMVILPIILLFIFNQRFFVEGVKLSGIKG
- the tmk gene encoding dTMP kinase, with amino-acid sequence MKRGIFITFEGPEGSGKSTHAKRLSSFLKSKGHSVILLREPGGTKISEEIRRILLDKRNKKIDSKTEALLYLAARAQLVKEKITPALKSGRIVILDRFQDSTIVYQGHGGGLDLSLLDKLGRFVTEGLIPDLTFLLDINTKEGLRRCGLKDRMEKKSFSFHQRVRKGYLELAKKNPKRFFLIEVDRDIDAVSKRIEKKVLEIISR